One part of the Eublepharis macularius isolate TG4126 chromosome 16, MPM_Emac_v1.0, whole genome shotgun sequence genome encodes these proteins:
- the TMEM170A gene encoding transmembrane protein 170A: MDGDEGGGAGRYPAAPAAGLFQKILNLSLVAPVGNATCSEAFCQFPEMWYGVFLWALVSSLFFHIPAGLLALFTLRRHRYGKFMSVSILLMGVVGPITAGTLTSAAIAGVYRAAGKEMIPFMALTLGVGQSCCVVIISFLRVLATL; encoded by the exons ATGGACGGGGACGAGGGCGGCGGCGCGGGGAGGTACCCGGCGGCTCCCGCGGCGGGGCTTTTCCAGAAGATCCTCAACCTGAGCCTGGTGGCGCCGGTGGGCAACGCCACCTGCTCGGAAGCCTTCTGCCAGTTCCCAG AGATGTGGTATGGAGTCTTCCTGTGGGCTCTGGTGTCGTCCCTTTTTTTCCACATCCCTGCAGGACTCCTGGCTCTCTTCACCCTTCGGCGGCACAGATACGGCAAGTTCATGTCAGTGAGCATCTTGCTGATGGGCGTCGTGGGACCAATAACTGCTGGAACATTGACTA GTGCTGCAATTGCTGGTGTTTACAGAGCTGCTGGGAAGGAGATGATCCCCTTTATGGCCCTAAcattaggagtggggcagtcctgctGTGTGGTGATAATTTCCTTCTTACGGGTTTTAGCCACGCTTTAG